The sequence below is a genomic window from Dictyostelium discoideum AX4 chromosome 5 chromosome, whole genome shotgun sequence.
caacttttttttttgaaaatttttttttttttttttttttttcgaaacATGATAAAAACAAATCTTTGAATGgactcttttttttcaatattaaaaataattctcgATTTCTAAGATTTGCCAAACATTATtgtaaaacaaaaaaaaaaaaaaaaaaaaaaaaaaaaattaaaaataattaaaaaaataattaacacAAAAggcaaataattaattattttttttttatttattttattttaaaaaaaataaaataaaataaaataaaaaataaaataaaataaaaaataaaattttttttaaaaaaaaaaaaaacaaaataaaaacagaaaataaaaaatgtcgACAACACCAAATTCGTCGCCAACTTCAAACATAAATACAGATACAGATATAGATAcacaaaatacaaatacaaatacaaacaCAAATACAGATATAGATACAAATACAAacacaaatacaaatacaaatacaaatacagaTACAGATTCAATTGAAGCCACAACAACCCCAACACCAATACCAACACCGGCAGTAGTAActacaccaccaccaccaacaacaacaacaacaacaacaacaacaatgacacaaacatcaacatcaacaagtAGTAATAGCGCAAATTCaggtaatttatttattagttttttacCAGCAACTTATACAAGTGATACATTACGTTCAATATTTTCAGCATTTGGAGAGATAGATAGTTGTAGAGTGATGGTAGATTTAAATACTGGATTAAGTAGAGGATTTGGTTTTGTAAAGTTTAAAGATGTTGCAAGTGCACAATATGCAATCAATTCAATGAATGGTGCaaaagttgaaaataaaacacTTTTAGTTAGATTTGCAAACTCTGAtccaaatagtaataatacaaataatagtaataataataatgatgatgataataataataataataataataataatagtaataataataataccaataatatagATGAACAGAAAATAAGTAATAACGTTTTCATTAGAGGATTACCAAtagaatttgataaaaatcaattatcagAATTGTTTTCAGCATATGGTGAAGTTGTAGAATCAAAACTGTTAATTGATATCACTACAAATGCAAGTAGAGGTCAAGGTTTAGTTAGATATATCGATACACAATCTGCAATCAATGCTGTTAAATCCTTAAATGGTTTCATTTTACAAGATCCTGAAAAACCTTTAATCGTAAGATTCGCTGATAATGAGGATGAAAAGAAACAAagtaagtaataataataataaataaacttacctattaattaatattgatattcaatgaatgaattaattaaaaaatcaaatcatttattttagaaagacaaaaattacaacaaaaacaagttAGACAAAATATGAGATTTTCACCATacccacaacaacaacaacaacagcaacaacaacaacagcaaatGATGAATTCATCAGGTGCAATGATGTATccattttatcaaaatatgCCAACAATGAATAgtttaccaaattcaatgATTGGGTCTTCATCACAACCACCACCTGGTGGAAAGAATCCAGGAACTGATCCAACCAATTTATATGTTTACAATTTACCAAGTGATGCTGATGATTCACTTTTATATAGATTATTTTCACCTTGTGGCGCAATTGCAAGTGTTAAAATAGTTCGTGATCAAACCACTCAAGTTTGTAGAGGTTATGGTTTCGTTAGAATGGTTAGTTTGGCTGATTCCTATTCAgctattaattcaattaatggtgTTCAAGTTGGTGGTAAAACAATTTCagtttcttttaaaaaataatattaaaaactaaataataaaaaaaataaaaaaaaaataaaagaaataacaaataattaaataattaaataataataataaaaataataataataataataataataaaaattagaaaaaaaaaaaaaaaaaaaaaacttaaaatatttatttaaaaaataaaaaaataaaaaataaaaaataaaaaataaaataaaaaactatatatatgtagttttctaataaaataaataaaactacaTATATGTAGTtttctaataaaatatttttaaaaaaaaaattttttatttatttatttatttattgaataatttctattgcttttaattttaaagttgtTGGTGTAATTTCGTTTTTAAGAATgaagctttttttttttccaaataaataaataaataaataaaaaagggttagtatttttaaaattaaatatacatatatatttatatttatattaaaaatatatatttacccAAAACTATACATTTGATTTGGATATATTATTTGATcttctttaattattaaatcaccaTTTGGGAATCTATCAACATTCCAAAAAGATGTAATACcatcttttaaatataagTTACATTCTGTTGAAATTctaacattttttaatttattttttgaattattaataaaggtAACATCGTATTGATATGATTTTACACCATTTTCATGAGTATTTACTGATACTTGATGATATGAAATTGGAATTTCGGCAATtccttattatttttttttaaaaaaaaaaaaaaaattttaataaaattaatatggttttgtaatttcttttaaaaattaattattaaataaaaaaaaaaaataataattacataCTTGAACAAGAATATTCTgttgaattttgaattacACAAGTTTGTTCAATATTGCAAACATTAGGAAATTCTATACAATTATTTGAAGCTGGTTGATTAATAGATACTTTCacaataattgaaattataacTACCactaaaaaagaataaaatgtttttttcattttttttttttttttttttttttttttataaatctaatttttttatttttttaagttttccaatttaattttatttataaataaaaatgatgtatgttttttaaattattaaatttattttatctttttttttttttttttttttttttatttttttaaatgttttttttattttttaaaataaatataaataaataaataaattaataatattaagcTGGATAAATATGGATCGTAAAAAAGTTttcttaaattattttaaaaaaaaaaaaatatccacccacccaattatttttttaaccaaagcaggaaaaaaaataaaaaaaataaaaaaaataatattttataaaatgtgTGTTAATCCAAATCTGtacttttaaatcttttttttttttttttttgtgtttgtCAGCAATCCAATTATATAATTCccaatatcaaaaaaaaaaaaaaaaaaaaaaaaaattaaaaataaaatttattatttcaatcggattaaaaaaaaaaaaaaactaaacaataattattatgtcataactattaaaaatattatttccaaataaaaaaaataaaataaaatagatatCAAAGATcttaaaaaaacttattttggttatttttaccaaatataataatttttataattataattttttaaaattattttttttatttatttttttttttttccatttaccgcttaataattcatttctTAAAACCAAATCAATTTCCAATGAActtttatctatttttaattcatatttattactaaataatgattgaactttttttttatttaaacttttttttttttttttttttatataataaatatttatataataaaaaaaataatagaaaaaaaaaaaaatgggaaaAATAAGTTATTTTAATACTGATTAtcatataatataatataaataaaactttttttttttttttttttatttttcaatttctttttttttttattatatatttttttttttttttttatttatcattattttttttttatttatttatttaatataagcATAAAAACAatcatcaaaaattaatttaacagtttcattataataatcTTCATCGAAATATTCTTGTAATTCATCTTTTGTTACCCATAAATAATCTTTAACGATCTTTGGATTAATTTGGAAATCACCACCAAAGTAATGAGCTCTATAGAAGAATTCTTTAATGCCTTGtgctttaattaattcttgaatatcatcatcaacattatatttataaacacCACATGGTGCTTGTGATGGAATGAAATATTTCCAATTTGATCCTAAACTATCTCTTAATGATCTTTCTGcacactattttttttaaaaaaaaaaaataaaaaaaaaaaaataaaaaaataaaaaattaatatatattattatatattattattattattattatattattaaacatACATTTTTCATTGATTCACCATTAATCCAATTTGTTGAAGGGAATTGCCAATCATATCTTGAACCAGATTTATTAATGATGAGGTATAAAGATTTATCTAATTTTCTATCTAATGATTTTCTATCATTTTTGAGATCAGCTTCAGTTTCTCTTGGTTCTGGAGTATAGTTTGAGAAATCCTCTTCAAATTCATCTTGAAGGTTATCTTCATTCTTTTCACGTTGTTGCTCTTTAAATTCTGGTAAATCCTCAACAATTGAAACGAAACGAATTGGATCCCTACGAACGATCTCTTGTAAACGTTCATAAGTTTCCATATAGGTTTTCTCAATTTCGTTTGGTAGTGGATTAAGTGATGGGAATCTTTCAATGATGACACCAGAGGTGTATTTGTATTGGTCTTGGTATTTTGGGTTGGATGCTTTTGGTGTATTCAAAGCACGTTCTTCAACTCTTTTTCTGGCGAATTCCATATTTCTTGCGATTGAGGGATCCTCTTTTTGGATATCTGGATCTTGTAAATCAATGATTCTAGGTACTTTAAATTTCTCTAATAATTTCGATCCATTACTTCTTGAATCTTCTTTCTTTGAATTCTCAATTGCTCTCTTTTTTCTCTCTAATCTTTCTGCTTCTCTCTTATCTGAATGTGCAATAACTGCTGCAACTTTTGCCTCTTGTGTAGCAAATcctcttttaaataattttacatttatattattattatttaataataaattttttgatgtttttactatatttatatatatttttaatttaatttgatttgattaaaattggtaatttcatttgaaaaaaaaaaataaaaaaattaaaaaaatataagtattttttttttttttttttttttaataattaaattatatatacatatatggtttaaaatatatatatttttataaaacccCAAAAGgttccttttttttaattttcccCCATTAATTTCcgtccaaaaaaaaaagttaaaaaaccattaaaaaacggaaaaattttttttttttttttttaatttttgggggttttttaaaaaaaaaaaattaaaaaattaaaaattaaaattcctTAAAATTTTCCTTGATTTTccataaataaatttttttttttttttttttttttttttttttttaataactattttaatattttcatttttaagatttaacggtttttacctttttttaaaatcttttttttggttttatatcttttggaaaaaaaaaaaaaaaaaaaaaaaaattaataaaaatagtatatattcgagaaaaaaaaatataaaaataaaaaaaataacttaaacacatatatttatttttatttttttatttttatatttttttattttatttttttttttttttgtttggatCTGTTGGTGGGAGTGTGAgttatttatacttttttatttaaaataataaaaaaaaaaaaaaacaattccaaCAACGACCCCTaatcatattaattttttttttattttttttattttttgtatttttttatattttttcaagaattaattatgttaaataaaaacaaataacaattgcttttttttaattttttttttttttaatattatttttttattttttttatcacaataaattttttacgTAATAAACCTTCCCcaaaattggtttattaaattattattttttattttttaattttattttgtttttttttttataatttcaattattatttttatttttttttttatttttataaatttaatattaccatatttaatatttatatatttgtatttatataattaaaattttaaataataattaaaattataatattaaatgaaattttttaaaaatgtatcaattattttaattatattaattttcaacttaattaataatataaattctattgaaattaataatagtagtaataacaataataataaaaatgaattattagaattatcatcaaattcaaatagcCAAGAGAATATGGTTGaagttaatttatcaataaaatcattatcatctgttgatttatcaaataaaataattaatttatattcaaaATTACCAAGGTATTCATTCAATGGTATAaaagttgataataatttctcaccaaaaaataaaacatataTAGAGgtaatcattttaatttttaaaaattaaaattaatattaatatttataatttattaattattttttttttttttttttttttttttttttttttttttttttaaattagtcAATTATTTTAACAGGTTCaccatttgaattaattattataattacaatttttacaagtttaatttgtttattaattaaactaTCTATAAAAATTCATAAATGGAGAAagaataaatcaaataattcctATCATCTTTTATTAGGAAATCCAAATAGTAAATaccattataaaaataataattataataataataacaaatcatcaattaaatatatatgttCAACTGTTattactttaattttattgttatcagtttggtaaatatttaatttattaaatttttttatttattataaaatataaaattaaaattttaacacttttatttttttttttaaaaaaaagctcatttttatttatttcaatatttgtaaataaagatttagatcaatcaataacaatatcaattgataatttagaaTCACATCTTAAAAATAGAGTTGAAGTTGAAAATAGAATTGTTAAAGAATGTGAACCAATCACTTCAATACCATATGATGCAATGGAGATAGTATCAACTACC
It includes:
- a CDS encoding ELAVL1-like protein codes for the protein MSTTPNSSPTSNINTDTDIDTQNTNTNTNTNTDIDTNTNTNTNTNTNTDTDSIEATTTPTPIPTPAVVTTPPPPTTTTTTTTTMTQTSTSTSSNSANSGNLFISFLPATYTSDTLRSIFSAFGEIDSCRVMVDLNTGLSRGFGFVKFKDVASAQYAINSMNGAKVENKTLLVRFANSDPNSNNTNNSNNNNDDDNNNNNNNNNSNNNNTNNIDEQKISNNVFIRGLPIEFDKNQLSELFSAYGEVVESKLLIDITTNASRGQGLVRYIDTQSAINAVKSLNGFILQDPEKPLIVRFADNEDEKKQKRQKLQQKQVRQNMRFSPYPQQQQQQQQQQQQMMNSSGAMMYPFYQNMPTMNSLPNSMIGSSSQPPPGGKNPGTDPTNLYVYNLPSDADDSLLYRLFSPCGAIASVKIVRDQTTQVCRGYGFVRMVSLADSYSAINSINGVQVGGKTISVSFKK